In Candidatus Promineifilum breve, one genomic interval encodes:
- a CDS encoding SH3 domain-containing protein, producing MNDRAIARWGILILLLSSLACNAFAGRVDTLPPPPANPTPTATSAAPTPLPGLAPTATLPGEIAPEAAEGTVRILVDLNIRSGPGVSYDRVGFLLKGDRAQVVGRDPIGGWWQIACPPAVEGRSCWVSGGSQFTLLESAE from the coding sequence ATGAACGATCGGGCAATCGCGCGCTGGGGCATCTTGATCCTGTTACTCTCATCACTGGCCTGCAATGCTTTTGCCGGCCGCGTCGATACGTTGCCGCCGCCGCCGGCCAACCCGACGCCGACCGCGACCAGCGCCGCCCCGACGCCGCTGCCGGGCCTGGCCCCCACCGCCACGCTGCCGGGCGAGATCGCGCCGGAAGCGGCCGAGGGCACGGTGCGCATCCTCGTCGATCTGAATATCCGCTCCGGGCCGGGGGTCAGTTATGACCGGGTGGGCTTTTTGCTGAAGGGCGACCGGGCGCAGGTCGTGGGGCGCGATCCGATCGGCGGCTGGTGGCAAATCGCCTGCCCGCCGGCGGTGGAGGGCCGGTCGTGCTGGGTTTCCGGCGGCTCGCAATTCACCTTGCTGGAGAGCGCCGAATAG